The following proteins are co-located in the Deinococcus metallilatus genome:
- the pilM gene encoding type IV pilus assembly protein PilM, producing the protein MTSLLQRLTSPRTNAIGVEIGTSTIKVVALRPGSPPVLQHAVMVPTPIGSMRDGLVIEPQAVATELRNLLAEHRISARQAVTAVPNQSAVTRNIMVPRMERKDLQEAIKWEAERYIPYPIDEVNLDFDLQDDPATIPEDGQMEAVIAAAPSEAVARQVEVLRLAGLEPTVVDLKSFATLRALRGNLLGEHLNKTTLSGLNYTEAGEVAMVLEIGASSSVISLVRGDRILMARNIAVAADDFTTALQKAFDLDFSAAEEVKLGYATASTPTEDEEDLLNFDRAREQYSPARVFEVIRPVLGDLITEIRRSLEFYRVQSGDVVIDRTFIAGGGAKLRGLAGAISNALGFRVEVGSPWLTVQTDQANVDTGYLQTNAAEFTVPLGLALRGVQRHG; encoded by the coding sequence ATGACGAGCCTGCTCCAACGCCTCACAAGTCCGCGCACGAATGCCATCGGCGTGGAAATCGGTACCAGCACCATCAAGGTGGTGGCGCTGCGCCCCGGGTCGCCCCCGGTCCTCCAGCACGCCGTCATGGTGCCCACGCCCATCGGCAGCATGCGCGACGGGCTGGTGATCGAGCCGCAGGCGGTCGCCACCGAACTCAGGAACCTGCTGGCCGAACACCGCATCAGCGCCCGCCAGGCCGTGACGGCCGTGCCCAACCAGTCGGCCGTTACCCGCAACATCATGGTGCCCCGGATGGAACGCAAGGACCTTCAGGAGGCCATCAAGTGGGAAGCCGAGCGCTACATCCCCTACCCCATCGATGAGGTCAACCTGGACTTCGACCTGCAAGACGATCCCGCCACCATCCCGGAAGACGGGCAGATGGAGGCCGTGATCGCCGCCGCCCCCAGCGAGGCGGTCGCGCGGCAGGTGGAGGTGCTGCGGCTGGCGGGCCTGGAACCGACCGTCGTGGACCTCAAGAGCTTTGCCACCCTGCGCGCCCTGCGCGGCAACCTGCTGGGCGAGCACCTCAACAAGACCACCCTCAGCGGCCTGAACTACACCGAGGCGGGCGAGGTGGCGATGGTGCTGGAAATCGGCGCGAGCAGCAGCGTGATCAGCCTGGTCCGCGGCGACCGGATTCTGATGGCGCGCAACATCGCCGTGGCCGCCGACGACTTCACGACCGCGCTGCAAAAGGCCTTCGACCTGGACTTCAGCGCCGCCGAGGAGGTCAAGCTGGGCTACGCGACCGCCAGCACGCCCACCGAGGACGAGGAGGACCTGCTGAACTTCGACCGCGCGCGCGAGCAGTACAGCCCGGCGCGCGTGTTCGAGGTGATCCGCCCGGTGCTGGGCGACCTGATCACCGAGATTCGTCGCTCGCTGGAGTTCTACCGGGTGCAGTCGGGCGACGTGGTGATCGACCGGACCTTCATCGCGGGGGGCGGCGCGAAGCTGCGCGGTCTGGCCGGGGCCATCAGCAATGCGCTGGGGTTCCGGGTGGAGGTCGGCAGTCCCTGGCTGACGGTGCAGACCGACCAGGCGAACGTGGACACCGGCTATCTCCAGACCAACGCGGCGGAATTCACGGTGCCGCTGGGGCTGGCCCTGCGCGGAGTGCAGCGTCATGGTTGA
- a CDS encoding fimbrial assembly protein codes for MVEINLLPQQERRSTQPDAWRYAALALLPLTAALILIPELIVGSRLGALHREQDRLNGEIAALTPAKQEYDRLLGTQRTLEEVTAVAGQLRDAKTYWTNDLAAFSSQLPSGGGVAITSMNVKALDAGALADLQKSGVYTGKNVVREFDLSGTASSQQSVVNFLNAYENSPNFAVNFRSLQQEGDTGRYTFAASVGLVGQPAPQAASTAGGSNVR; via the coding sequence ATGGTTGAGATCAACCTGCTCCCCCAGCAGGAGCGCCGCAGCACCCAGCCCGACGCCTGGCGCTACGCGGCCCTCGCGCTGCTGCCCCTGACGGCCGCCCTGATCCTGATTCCCGAGCTGATCGTCGGCTCACGGCTGGGCGCCCTGCACCGCGAACAGGACCGCCTGAACGGCGAGATCGCGGCCCTGACGCCCGCCAAGCAGGAGTACGACCGGCTGCTGGGCACCCAGCGCACGCTGGAAGAGGTCACGGCCGTCGCCGGGCAGTTGCGGGACGCGAAAACGTACTGGACGAACGATCTGGCGGCCTTCTCGTCGCAACTCCCCAGCGGGGGCGGCGTGGCGATCACGTCCATGAACGTGAAGGCCCTCGACGCGGGCGCCCTCGCGGACCTGCAAAAGAGCGGCGTCTACACCGGAAAGAACGTGGTCCGCGAGTTCGACCTCTCGGGGACGGCGAGCAGCCAGCAGTCGGTCGTGAACTTCCTGAACGCCTATGAGAACAGCCCGAACTTCGCCGTGAACTTCCGCAGTCTGCAACAGGAAGGCGACACGGGCCGCTACACCTTCGCCGCGTCGGTTGGCCTGGTGGGCCAGCCCGCCCCGCAGGCCGCCAGCACGGCGGGAGGCTCCAATGTCCGTTAA
- the pilO gene encoding type 4a pilus biogenesis protein PilO, giving the protein MSVKLAPRSLFLAVLAGCLLLLLVWYFLHFQTRQQEIIQVQGDLDTTRLNAERYRAAQRNLPELRATTARLEVERDQFLRALPATAQFGTVLDEMRRNVIAAGAKMTTFTVQGGTGSGLPGGVRPINLSLGVSGQFAQVFRALRSIETMNRFTTVSGVNLQLPQANTYNPALEGTLNLTVYTFDQTAGSAGTGNAAPEAPAAPPAAPAAPQGGSQ; this is encoded by the coding sequence ATGTCCGTTAAGCTCGCTCCGCGCTCCCTGTTCCTGGCCGTGCTGGCCGGGTGCCTGCTGCTGCTGCTGGTCTGGTACTTCCTGCACTTCCAGACCCGCCAGCAGGAGATCATCCAGGTGCAGGGCGATCTGGACACCACCCGGCTGAACGCCGAACGTTACCGCGCCGCCCAGCGCAACCTGCCCGAACTGCGCGCCACCACCGCGCGGCTGGAGGTCGAGCGCGACCAGTTCCTGCGGGCGCTCCCGGCCACCGCCCAGTTCGGCACGGTGCTCGACGAGATGCGGCGCAACGTCATCGCGGCGGGGGCCAAAATGACCACCTTCACCGTGCAAGGTGGGACGGGCAGCGGCCTCCCCGGCGGCGTGCGGCCCATCAACCTCAGTCTGGGCGTGAGCGGACAGTTCGCCCAGGTGTTCCGGGCGCTGCGGTCCATCGAAACCATGAACCGCTTCACGACCGTCAGCGGCGTGAACCTGCAACTGCCGCAGGCGAACACCTACAACCCGGCCCTGGAGGGCACGCTGAACCTGACGGTCTACACCTTCGACCAGACGGCGGGCAGCGCGGGCACGGGCAACGCCGCCCCCGAGGCCCCCGCCGCGCCGCCCGCCGCACCCGCCGCGCCCCAGGGAGGCAGCCAGTGA